AGAGAGGTAACTTGGGAGCTTCTCTGAGAGGGAAAGTCACTGGGGAtctgccagccccacctgtgCTCTGGAGAGAAACTCATCCTTGTTTTGCTACAGGAAATTTGGGATCTCctccaaaagaaagaaaatcagtgcTGAGGTCACCTGCCAGCCTCCGCTCTGAGGAGAAACTCATCCTTGTTTGACTACAGGAAATTTGGGATCTCCTCCACCAATTTCCCTTTTTATCCCTCTTTTGATGCAAGAAATTTGGGATTCCCCTCCACGGGGGAAAAGTCACTTGGGGACCAACCCCACTTCTGCTCCTGAAGAGAaatttgtctggttttttgCTCATTCCCATTTTGCTACAGAATAGTTGGGATTTCCTCCATCTCTGTTCATTCTTGGTTTGCTACAGAAAATTTGGGATCTCCAGGGACAAAAGTCAGTCCGGGGGTCACCTGCCAGCCCCATCTTGCTCTGGGGAGAAACTTCCAAGCACAACTCCCAGATGGCATCCAAGAAGCCCTTTCCAGCTTTAGTAAGGGTCTGGTCTTTCCTAAAGGATTTTTAGGAATACACTTTATGCTCAAGAGAACCTGAGCCAGGTgatctataaaatattttcattaataaattgattttcCACATGGCCATGAGTGCTGGGAGGTGTGGACAGCACCAGGACCAGGAGAACTGAGGGACTACAAGGATCCTGAAGGAACACCAGAGCTAAAGAAACACAGAACCCAAGTCTTGAGTGTGGGATTTGCCCACTCCTGGATGGGCCCTTTGGGAATTCTGCCACCGAGCCCCCACGTGGCACCATCTCCTCACCACCTTTTTCATCAGTGAAAAGTGGAGAGGTTGAAGTTTGGCATCTACAACCAAAAATCCTCAAGTTTCATGGATACTGGGTTTATCCAGAGAAGTCAAACCCAGGAAATTCAGAGCCTTGGGAGTGCAAATTCAAGGACAACGAAGAGCCTCAACCCTGCCAGAATGAAACCAAAGGATTAATCCAGCTCATGCCAGAACTGGCTCTCTCAGGCAAAACCAAGGCTTTTCTTCACACTTTCTGCCTGGATTTCCCCCAATTACAGCCTTAACTCCCAATCCCATGGCTTTGAAGTTCTGGCTGCAGGGATTAAGCAGGTTTTAGGGCTCTGTTTACCCAAACATCAGCACCAGCACGTTCCCGAGGCCGGAAATCCACAGGGTGCCCTTTGGAGCCCCAGACACCTTCAACAAACACTGAAGGTGAGCAGGGAACACCTCCCAGGTAGAAAAGGGAAACCACATGCCCAGACATTCCCAGACAGAGCTTGGAGGcatctccagccctgcagcttcaCCTGTGTTGGCACCTAAACCACTTTTCCCTCAGTAATTTCCCAaaacttcagtgttttccaTGTCCACGATTTTGTCTGTTCCAAACATGAACTCCATGATTTGTCTGAAGCTGATAatccaggaaataaaatttggaaATAATCCCAACAAAAGTGCTGGCATCAGGCTGGCAATGAAAATTTAGagacaaaacaaagcagagaaagaatCTGGGGctgattttcctttccaggGAAAGCTTAGGGACAAAACAACCCAAATGAAGAACCTggactgatttttctttccagggaaAGCTCAGGGGCAAAACAACCCATACAAAAAACttggggttgattttttttttcatttatgccCCAAACCACCTTTTTCTTTGGGGTACAAAGCATATTCATGGGCAATTTCCACAGCACCTTCCTGAGTGAAAACTCTccaacacacagaaaaagtaagaaaaaaattatatactcATTTCCCCTCCACctttctggtttgtttggggattttttttttcaaacttgcACAACTAAATTCCTATCAAATAAGCAGGGAAGCTCCTGAGTATCCCATCTGCCTTATTTCCCAGCTCATTTTacccagcagctggcaggaaaaATGGCTGGAACCTTTTCTTAAGGCTCTTCCTGTGGgattcccagctgctcccaggctgagcaatGCCTCTGGAGCCACAGGCAGCAGATAAATTATCAAccaattataaaattataaaataataaccTGTTTGTAGCCATGAAATACGAAGTTTGTGCCAAGTCCTTGCTggctgcaagaaaaaaaaaaaaaaaaaagagaacaatcAGGGtgttatttgcatatttttcatgTTACTTTAGTTCAAGAACCATGGGCCACCCACAGATTGACCAGCAGGCCAGAGCCCCAAGGATTTTGGGAACTGCTGCTCATTGAAAGCTTTGTGTGGTTCAGAAGAGCCTGAACCATCTAAAACTGCCTCTGTTTTGAGAACCAGAGGGATGGATCAGCTCTCctgggagaactgggattgttcagcctggagaaggctctggggtgaCCCTGTTGTGGCCTCTCAGGTTCCAAGAGAGCTGAAGTAGGACTCTGGATGGGACCtggagtggcaggacaagggggaatggtttttCACTTGAATAAGGTGAGAATAAGATGGGATGTAGGGAAGAAATCCCTCCCTGTAAGGGTGAGGAGGACCctgattgcccagagaagctgtggctgccccatccctagaagcgtccaaggccaggttggaacAACCCAGGGAAGTGGAAGTTGTCCTTgccctcccaacccaacccattccaagGTTCTGGGAAGCTCTGGAGCAATCCCAGCTGGACACTCCCCCATATTTTCCTCCCAAAAATCCCCTCTCACCTCGGACAAGCTGGGTGCACTTCACCACATGGGTGTGAGGATGGTCAATAGTGATCTCAAACCCTGGAAGGACACAGACAAAGGACCATCAgaaccagcagcacagccctggatcTGTGTTCTCCTGCACCCCCTCCCTCCTACAACCCTGCTTGGAGCCAGGCAGGAATAGAGGAGCCCATTTTTCCTGTATCCAGAAGCCTCAAGTTCTCCAGCTACAAACCCAGAaggtctctgctgctgccagaccTCCCAGCTTCTGAAAGGCCtcactggaaacaaaacaaccattacagattttaaaaatagcaagacAAAGCCTCTTGAAGCAGCTGGGAGGAAGGCAAAGACAATGGCATCTGCTCCAAGGAATTTCTCTCACCCAAAAAGCTGAGAGGAAGCAGattgttttccctttgaatGGGCCTAAAGCACTGAGGACAACTGAGTTTAATCCTGGCTCCCGCTTCCTCCTCACTTTGGGAATTCTgtttgaaaggggaaaaaaagaattccaatTGGTCCATGTGCACAGCAGATCTGCAGAATGTTCTGGGAGAACTGGGGTGTTTAAAAAGGCCCCTGGAGAACTGAGAGGCTGCAGAACTGGGCTTGTGGCCCACGGCACCTCTGCCCCTCCTGAAGGAGGGACACGGAGTCTGCTCTGAATCCAGTCAGGAATAACAAATCCTGCTCTTTTGGAGGGAAAATCTACCTACAGACTGCCTCTGAAACAGAACATTTGTTAGTGAACACAACTTTTAACAGTACATTTGATAAAGAAACAGGGCACCAGCTCCACCAGCCACAATCCTACGTGGAGACTCCTACTTCCAAAAACACCCAGAAACTCCTCCTGGCTTGGTGAGTTCTGGGGGTTCTCCTCCATTTAATTCTTTGATCAAAATATTCACTTTAACCCATTTTTTAAGACATCTCTCAGTACAAACTGCTTCCTGCAACAGAACTGGAGCATTATGGCCTGCAAttggatggtctttaaggtcccctcaaacccaaaccattccatcaTTCTATAGTTGAGCTGGAAAGCACAACCCAGGACAAAGACCGGTGTCCAAGCAGCacaaatcctgatttttttaggggggaaaaaaaaaaaaaacaaagcgACAAACCACACTTGAATCTCTCAGCATTGAGCCTGGCACAAGTTACACCTGAAAAATTGATGTTAAAAACAAGAGTCAGGCTGAAAAACAGGGTTTGCTGTGTGCACTGTGTCCAGCCTGTGGAAttctcctggctctgggatTCGTGTGGCAGTCCGGCCGCTCCGAGGAACTTACCCAGGGTCTGTAGGATTATGCTCTCTAGAATGACCAGGTCTTGGGCTTGTTGCAGGTAAGCCTGGGGTTGAGAGGACAGGCAGGTTACTCATGGAGAGGCACTCTGATCAAGCCTGCACATTCCTAACACCCTTCTCTCCAAGGCAAAAATGGGAATCTCCCTGCACGGGGGGACTGGCACAgattccctggaagtgttcaaggccaggctggatggagctcagAGCAAGATGGGCTACTGGAgaatgtccctgcccatggcaggtgggtggattggatgggatttaaggtccttccaaacCAAAGCATCTGGAGAGTCTAAGAAAGAGGGATCAGAGTGTTTGGGGGGCCCTGGGTGCTGGTCCCCCACATGAGCAGTGCAGGAAtcacctgcttttcctgccttattttttaattttctgtaagtTTCCACAGAAAAAGCTGCCCCTTTCAGCAAGACTcgctgctcagctccaggtaAAAGGGGCTGTCTGGAGAGATGAGGGATCAGCAACGTTTTTAACCCACTGAAACAAGTGCTGGGACAAGCAGCTCCAACAGtggagctcctctgcagcactccagggaCACTGGCACACAGCACACCTGGACCCAGGtgtgcagcagaggagaaaaggctTTGCACAGAGGGGGGAAGCCCAAATCCCTCTGCGGCAGGAGAGGTTGGATGGAGAAGCTGCCCCTGAGCACCTCAGGAGGGTGGAGGAGCCATAGGAGCCACGAGATTCCAATGCCATTCCCACTCCTCCAGCTCTCACAGCACATCGCAGGGCTCCCTCCCCACACTCACCTCACTCTTGGTGTCCAGCAGGGGCTCCTGGGGGTGCAGACAGGCATGTGCCACCTTGATGACGTGCTCCAGCTTCCGAGGCTGTTCCTCCACCTTGGCTGCCAGGAAAAGCGCTGCTGGCACTACCGACTGTGGAGGAAAACGCTCTGTTTGCTTAAAAAGCCACTAAATtcaagattaaaataaataaaccaggTGGATTCCCAATATTCCTTCAGGGAGCAAAGGCTGTTCAAATCTGGCCACCACCAGGAGGGACATAAGggtcccttctcccttcccaaacctctTCCCAGGGTGGGTTCCCCTCCCCAGGAGTAGATTATGGGGTTCCCAgcacccccccaccccccaaatcccagcactTACATTCCTGTGGAACTGGGTGAAGGACTGCACCATGTAGAAGCGATGCATGTACACAATGGCTGTGTTGAtggtgagctgggagctgggaatggggttaaggaaaagcacagagacCCCCAGACAGGCCCAGGGGAGCCCCTGGAACAGACCCCACATGCCAACAGCACCAGGATGAGACAGGTTCCCCTCACTCTCAGGGCAGGCCTTCCCTGCATCCCAACACAGCTCTCCTCAATCCCAAAACTGGCTCAGCACTCCCCACAACCAAGCTGAGCCTTCCCAAcactccaggagagctccccctgctcccaaaCTGGGTCTCCTCGAGCCCAAAcaggctcagctctccctgctccccagacGGTCCTTCCCCACAACCtagcacagctctccctgctcccagaatCCTTTCTGGGATCTCCTTGGTACTAAAATAGTCTCAGCTTTCCCGGGCACTCGTGGGCCGAGCCTCCACAACATCCGAGTAGAGCTTTCCCCACTCCTCTAACCGGATTTCCTCAATCCCAAAACGGGCTCGGCTCTCCCCACTCCTAGGCCGGGCCTTGCCGactcaccagcacagctttcccTGCGCATGAAACGGGATTTCCGAGACCTCGAAACGGGCTcggctctccctgctccagctctggccgtgtcttccctttcccccaTCCCGGCACCGCCTTCCCCGCTCTCGAAATCTCCTCGGTCCCAAAGCAGGCTCGGCGCACCCGGGCCGGGCCTGCCGCTCCCTTCCAAGcaacccagcacagctcttccctctctcGGGCCGGCCAGGCCTGCCTAAACCTCTCCAACACGGCAGCACGGCTTACCCTGCGCACGAAACGGGACCTCCCGAGCCAAAAACGGGAAAAGCGGCTTTCCCCGCCCCGAGAGCCGCCCGGGCCTTCCCGACACCCCAGCACCGATCTCCCTGAGCCGGGGCCGGGTTCTCCTCAATCCCCACAACATTCGGCTCTCCCCGCACTCGCTCCCGGCTCTCCCCGAACCGACTCCTGGCTCTCCCCTCATTCCCTCCCGGCTCTCCCCCCTCCGGCtctccccgccccgccccgctcccaCCCGCGGCCTAGCGCGGCCTAGCGCGGCCGGATACACGTTGAGGCGCTGCCCCATGTCCTGCAGCAGGTTGGCCGCCTGCTGCCGGTACGAAAGCTCCTTGTCGGGGTCCAGGCCGGCGCGGCGCGATGGGCTCCGCTCCAGCTGCTCGCGGCTGAAGTACCAGCGCCGCCCgggcccggcgccgccgccgcccgccgagGCCTCCATGGCGGCTCTGCGCCCGCGCGGGGGACGCGGCGTGCGCACGCAGCGCGGCGGCGCGATGACGTCAAGCGTCGGGTGGGCGGGCGCGGGAGGGAGCCGTTGGTGGCGCGAGCGTTCCAAAGCAGGGAGGGACGTTGAGGAGGCGGGGACGGAGAGGCCACACCCCCTCATGGGcaggccccgccccgcccgcgctTCCCCTCACGCCGTGAGGGGCTCTGCTTTCGGGGGGTCCCGCAACACCCCCGCACCTCGGGGCGACCACCGGCTTCTCAGCTCCCCCTTCTACGCACTGACACCCGAGGAGCCCCGGGATACCGGTGTGGCACTCCAACCCGAGACCCCCGCCTCACCGGGACCTCAGTGTATCCCTCCGGTATGTTTCCCCCCCTACCCCGGGAGAAGCGGGATTCCCCCACCCCTCCAAGATCCGGGTTTACCGGGGTCCCGCAGCCCCAAGACGTTGCCTGTGCCCCCCAACCGACTTTTCACCCCCTTTCCCCTACCGGGACTCCCCCCTCGCACCGGGACTCCGCTGTGTCGCCCTCCGGGACCCCTCCTCACCGGCTCCCGGTGTTTTCCCCCACTGGGATCCCGGGCCCCCTCCCAACCGGCAGCCCCACAGGCCAGGCCACAGCTCGTATCCAAAgtgttttatatataatttatctGTACACACGAAGGACAAAGTACCTCAGATCTGCGCTGGGGTGAGGGAGCCagtgccccccccccccccactcccccCGGGCTGAGcgccccccccccaaaaaactgcttccaaaaaaaaaaaaaaaaaaaaaagtcacttcattaggtttttttgcatttaaaagagGGAGGgtcttccccccctcccctccacagTCCCCCCGAAGGGAGCTGGGACCCCCGGGGGGTGAGGGGGCTGCGGAGATGCTGGGCCTGCGCCTCCCCACCCCCGCAGGCGGCACTTCAATTTGGCACATGGAGGGGGCTGGGGACGCCCCGCCCCCAAAACCCCCTGCAGTCCCTTTTCGGGGGGGGGGCCCATCTCCCCTCTTTGGCACATGGGAGGGTTCAGCAAAGGGATGGGGGGTTACCATGACCCCCTCCCACAAAAAACACCCcggtgcagggctgggaaacaCCCCCTAAAACACCCGCGGACGGGGGGCACAGGGTTACCTCCTCACACCCCCCCCAACCACCTCCTTGTGtctatttctccctttttttttaatatgtgtatttggggatttttcttttttttttttttttttttttgcctgaggttggcacaggctgggggagtCCCCAGCGTGGGGGGACACCATGAGGACCCCCCCCCTAACTGCCCCCAGGGCCCGCATTGAGGAAGTAGGTGGTCATCTCCCCCTTGCCCTTGACCTTGACCAGCCCCCGGCACTCCAACACGTAGCCCTTGGCAGCCAGCACCTGGTACAGGTCTGTTGTCACCTGGaggaggggacacgggggtaAGGGGGGGGACCTTGAGGGGTCTCTGGGCAGGTGTCCTGTGTCCCTCCCACCCCTGACTGACCTGGATGCGGTCGGGGACCCCAGTGCTGTCCATGCGGCTCGAGACGTTGACGGTGTTGCCCCAAATGTCATACTGGGGCTTGCGAGCCCCGATGACCCCTGCGACCACTGGGCCCATGTTCAGGCctgggggacagggctgagAGTCAGGGATGACCCCCACACTcggggaagaggggaaaaagaggagtgaggggggaaaagaaggggTGGAGGGGTGAGATTGGAAAAGGAGAGAGTGACAGAAAGAGGAATGTGGAGGGGAGAAAGGGGAGgtgagaggggaaaagggggaaagagaggtgaggggggaaaagaagggTTGGGGGGGTGAGATTGGAAAAGCAGAGAGTGACAGGGAGAAGAGGAATgtggaggggaaaaggggaggtgagaggggaaaagggggtgagggggaaaaaggggttACAAGAGGGCAAaaagggcaggaggggagaaaacGGGTATAAAAGGAAAAGGGGCGTGAGAGAGGAAAATGGGgtatgaaagggaaaaagaagaggtgATTAGGAAAGGGAGGGggtgagagaggaaaaagggtTGCAAGAGCCGCCAGCACAAAGCCACAAACAACAGCAagggctggctggaggtgcAAAGGGGCATGCAAGGGGTATGCAAGGGCTCACCAATCTTCATCTGGAAGTTGTTGAAGGAGTGCTCATTGATGTACTTCATCTGCTCCATGAGGTGCATGGCGTAGTCGGCCAGTGCCGCGATGTGGCTCCGGCCCTCGCGGTCGTAGGTGGCCGCGTTGAGCCCCGATGCCGCCATGTAGGTGCTGCCAATGGTCTTGATCTTCTCCAACTGCCTGTACTTCTGCTCGCTGATGATCTGGGGGGACAGGCTGGGGTCACCCCCACAGCACCTTGACAGGGAGATGGGTACCCCAAATCCTGCACTCCATCCTGTGGCTCCATCAATGCTGTTTCATGGCTTTTCCAGCACCCTGCACTGTGGCTCCACCAGTGCTGCTCCACATGACCACATCTGTCCCTGCACCCCAACCTCCTCCACGGTGTTCTACAACCCATCCAACACCCCCTGCACACCACCTCCTGCAACCTGTCCCAAATATGGTGCTCTGCAGACTCTCCATACCTTGTGCATTCCATCTTGCACCTCATTCATGGTGctctccacagcctctcccacaACCTGTGTCTGTGGTCCCTGCACCTCATCCTCATCCATGGTgctccacagcttctccagcacCCCGTGCACTCCATCTCCTGCACCCTGTCCCCAAACCTGGTGTTCCACAGCCTCTCCAACACCCCATCTTTCTGCACCTCATCCTTGTGCACTCCATCaatgctgctccacagcctctccagcacGCCCTGCACCAATTCCTGTGGCTCCATGAAAGCTGTCCCATGGCTTCTCCAAGGGTGAAGTACATCCTGTACCTCATCCCCActgctccacagcctctccagcGCCCCATGAACCCCATCTGCTGCACCCCATCCCCGTGCACTTTGCCCCCATGCACCCCCTCGCCCCTTCTCTGCCCCAGCACCTCATCGAAGTCGGCGATGATCTCGTTGAGCAGCCGCAGACACTCCACACCCTCATTGTTGGCCTCCAGCTCCACGTAGAACTCGGAGAAGTTGCTGATGGAGGCGAACATGACGGCCACACACTCACAGGACTGGTAGTAGAGCTCGTCATTGCGCCGCTCCCGTGCCAGAAAGTGCGCGGCCACATCCTTGGGCAGGATGTTGTGCAGCAGCCGCCGGTTGTAGGCCTGGagctcctccatctcctccttctCGCCCGTCGCCTGTGGGCACAGACCCAGGTGGGAGCTGACACAGGACCTCACAGCCACCCCGGCATCAGGGTGTGGGGTGGGGGTTGGTCCCAGCCTCATGGTCACCCCAGTCCTGGGGTGTAGAGAGAGGGTTGGTCCCAGCCCCATGGTCACCCCAGTCCTGGGGTGTAGAGAGAGGGTTGGTCCCAGCCCCATGGTCACCCCAGTCCTGGGGTGCGGGGAAAGGGTTGGGCCCAGCCCCATGGTCACCCCAGTCCTGGGGTGTAGAGAGGGGGTTGGTCCCAGCCTCATGGTCGCCCCAGTCCTGGGGTGCAGGGAGGAGGTCGGTCCCAGTCTCAGGATTCAGGAAAAGGGTCATTCCCAGCCCCCCACACCTTGGTCCTACCTGGAGCTTCCAGAGGAAGTCGAGGCGGGCGGTGGACTCGACCTGCTGCGCGTGCAGGTACAAGGCAAGGGCGAACACGGCCAGGACCACGGGGGTCACGTAGCGCAGGGCcaccttcccctctgctgggctgcaggacccccAGGACCCCTGAGGCGGGCTGGGGgacccatccctgcccacccaGAGACCCCAAAGATCCACCCACCCACTCCAGGGACACCAAATCTGCACTCAGACCCCCACATTCCCACTCACCCACCCAGGGGAACCCCAAACGTGCACCCAACCCCAAAGATTCACCCACTCATCCAAGAGACCCAAAACCTGCACTCAGACTCAAAGATCTACCCAGATCCCCAAGATGCACTCACCCCCTTCAGGGACCCCAAAGCTGCATCCAAGACCCCAGACATTCAccttcccatcccagggacCCTAAATCTGCATGGTAGACCCCAAAGATCCACTCACCCACCCAAAGGAGCCCCAAATTTGCACCCAGACACCAAAGCTGAGCCCACACCAGAGACCCTGAGGCTGTACCCACCCCCCaacactgcagcacagacccCCAAGGGACCCTCCTGCTTCTGCCCACCCTCACATCCCTACATCCAGGTCTCCACTGGCTCCAGTTTCCCACTCACCACTCTCCTCCCTGGGTCATGTTGAAAGGGGGCCTgtggggacaggagccaggggtCAGTGGGGTGGGGACACAGCTCCAAGGTGGGGACCCCTGGGGGACTGGGGACACTCACAGGGCATTGGCCAGGAC
This portion of the Serinus canaria isolate serCan28SL12 chromosome 25, serCan2020, whole genome shotgun sequence genome encodes:
- the CCNT1 gene encoding cyclin-T1 isoform X2, with amino-acid sequence MRGCGLSVPASSTSLPALERSRHQRLPPAPAHPTLDVIAPPRCVRTPRPPRGRRAAMEASAGGGGAGPGRRWYFSREQLERSPSRRAGLDPDKELSYRQQAANLLQDMGQRLNVSQLTINTAIVYMHRFYMVQSFTQFHRNSVVPAALFLAAKVEEQPRKLEHVIKVAHACLHPQEPLLDTKSEAYLQQAQDLVILESIILQTLGFEITIDHPHTHVVKCTQLVRASKDLAQTSYFMATNRVEALRCP